The following proteins are co-located in the Myroides profundi genome:
- the acs gene encoding acetate--CoA ligase — protein sequence MSYYKIENLEQYFKHYKKSVREPRKFWGKIAEENFVWYQVWDKVFEFDMEESKFQWFVNAKLNIVKNCIDRHLAKRGEKAAIIFEPNNPEEQAETITYNDLYNRVCKMANVLKEQGVKKGDRVCIYLPMIPELAVSMLACARLGAIHSVIFAGFSSSAVTKRINDSECKFVITSDGSFRGNKTIPLKPIIDEALESCPGVEKVLVVKRTGAEVAFKEGRDMWLAPLLEEASNNHVAQVMDAEDPLFILYTSGSTGAPKGMVHTTAGYMVQTAYSFKNIFDYKEEDIFWCTADCGWITGHSYIIYGPLLNGATTVMFEGVPSYPTPSRFWDIIDKYKVTQFYTAPTAIRSLMTEDYSYVNSHDLSSLRVIGSVGEPINEEAWHWYNDHVGKKRCPIVDTWWQTETGSILVSPLPFITPTKPTYATLPLPGIQAVLMDEKRNEIEDNQVDGSLCIKFPWPSMARTIWGDHERYKETYFGQFPGKYFTGDGALRDEVGYYRITGRADDVVIVSGHNLGTAPIEDAINEHPAVAESAVVGYKHDIKGNALYGFITLKVEGETRDRENLKREINQYISSHIGPIAKLDKIQFVDSLPKTRSGKIMRRILRSISNGETKEFGDVSTLINPEVIEVIMNNKVE from the coding sequence ATGAGTTATTATAAAATAGAGAATCTAGAACAATACTTTAAACACTATAAAAAATCCGTTAGAGAACCTCGTAAGTTCTGGGGAAAGATAGCAGAAGAAAACTTCGTTTGGTATCAGGTGTGGGATAAGGTATTCGAGTTTGATATGGAGGAATCTAAATTTCAGTGGTTTGTAAATGCTAAATTGAATATCGTAAAGAACTGTATTGATCGTCATCTTGCAAAACGTGGAGAGAAAGCGGCAATTATATTTGAGCCTAATAATCCTGAAGAACAAGCAGAAACTATTACTTATAATGACTTATATAATAGAGTGTGTAAGATGGCTAATGTTCTGAAAGAACAAGGGGTTAAAAAAGGAGATCGAGTATGTATCTATCTTCCTATGATTCCTGAATTAGCGGTTAGTATGTTGGCATGTGCTAGATTAGGAGCGATACACAGTGTTATATTCGCTGGTTTTTCTTCATCTGCTGTGACAAAGCGTATCAATGATTCTGAATGTAAATTTGTTATTACTTCTGATGGTAGCTTTAGAGGGAATAAGACTATTCCTTTAAAACCAATTATTGATGAAGCATTAGAATCTTGCCCTGGAGTGGAGAAAGTACTTGTTGTGAAGAGAACAGGTGCTGAAGTCGCTTTTAAAGAGGGAAGAGATATGTGGTTAGCTCCTCTATTAGAAGAAGCATCTAATAATCATGTGGCTCAAGTAATGGATGCAGAAGATCCTTTATTTATTCTTTATACTTCTGGTTCTACAGGTGCTCCAAAAGGAATGGTGCATACTACAGCAGGGTATATGGTGCAAACGGCTTATTCTTTTAAAAATATTTTTGACTATAAAGAAGAGGATATCTTCTGGTGTACTGCTGACTGTGGTTGGATTACAGGACATTCTTATATTATTTACGGGCCATTGTTAAATGGTGCGACTACAGTGATGTTTGAAGGAGTGCCATCTTATCCAACACCTAGTAGATTCTGGGATATCATTGATAAGTATAAAGTAACCCAATTCTATACAGCTCCTACAGCTATTCGTTCGTTGATGACAGAAGATTATAGTTATGTAAATTCACATGACTTATCTAGCTTAAGAGTTATTGGTTCAGTAGGAGAGCCTATTAATGAGGAAGCTTGGCACTGGTATAATGACCATGTAGGAAAGAAAAGATGTCCTATAGTGGATACTTGGTGGCAGACAGAGACAGGAAGTATCTTAGTTTCTCCACTGCCTTTTATTACACCTACTAAGCCTACTTATGCGACTTTACCATTACCGGGTATACAAGCAGTATTAATGGATGAGAAGAGAAATGAGATAGAGGATAATCAGGTAGACGGTTCATTGTGTATTAAATTCCCTTGGCCTTCTATGGCTCGTACTATTTGGGGAGATCATGAACGTTATAAAGAGACTTACTTTGGTCAGTTTCCAGGTAAATACTTTACAGGAGATGGAGCTTTAAGAGATGAAGTAGGATACTATAGAATTACAGGACGTGCAGATGATGTTGTTATTGTTTCTGGACATAATCTAGGAACAGCACCTATAGAAGATGCTATTAACGAGCATCCAGCTGTAGCAGAAAGTGCTGTAGTAGGATATAAACACGATATCAAAGGAAATGCTTTATATGGATTTATTACATTAAAAGTAGAAGGAGAGACTCGTGATAGAGAAAATCTTAAACGCGAGATTAACCAGTATATATCAAGTCATATTGGGCCAATCGCTAAGTTGGATAAGATTCAGTTTGTGGATAGTCTTCCTAAGACTAGATCTGGTAAAATTATGAGAAGAATACTTCGCTCTATTTCTAATGGAGAAACGAAAGAGTTCGGTGATGTATCAACACTTATTAATCCAGAGGTGATAGAAGTGATTATGAATAATAAAGTTGAGTAA
- the hemN gene encoding oxygen-independent coproporphyrinogen III oxidase: protein MSVSLIQKYNVPGPRYTSYPTVPYWDETSFSADKWIDSLKRSFVESNQKEGISIYIHLPFCESLCTFCGCHKRITKRHEVESPYIDALLKEWDLYCALFDEKPIIKEIHLGGGTPTFFSPKHLTKLIEGIKAKAIIADEYEFSFEGHPNNTTKEHLSTLYKLGFRRVSFGVQDYNPEVQKAIHREQSFHNVAKVTLWAKELGYTSISHDIIYGLPFQKLEHVIDTIEKTKSLSPDRLAFYSYAHVPWIKGNGQRGFNDEDVPKDAEKRQLYEKGKELLLKNDYIEIGMDHFSLKTDSLYRSMNTGHIHRNFMGYTSSKTQVMIGLGVSSISDSWYAFAQNEKDIDTYYNLLDQNIIPVTKGHILNEEDLIIRKHILNLMCALSTDLSIDIDKVDFKPVLEELKELEKDQLLEIKEYKIKITKKGRAFVRNICMALDLRLQKNKPQRQLFSMTI, encoded by the coding sequence ATGTCAGTTTCTCTTATACAAAAGTATAATGTACCTGGTCCTAGATACACTAGCTATCCCACTGTTCCTTACTGGGATGAGACCTCTTTTTCTGCAGATAAATGGATTGATTCTTTAAAGAGATCATTCGTTGAATCTAATCAAAAAGAAGGTATTAGTATCTATATCCATTTACCATTTTGCGAAAGCTTATGTACGTTTTGTGGCTGCCACAAGAGAATTACAAAAAGACATGAAGTAGAAAGTCCATATATAGATGCTCTTCTTAAGGAATGGGATTTGTATTGTGCTTTATTTGATGAGAAACCCATTATCAAAGAAATCCATTTAGGTGGAGGGACTCCTACTTTCTTTTCGCCAAAACACTTAACTAAACTAATAGAAGGCATTAAGGCTAAAGCTATTATCGCTGATGAATATGAGTTCAGCTTTGAAGGACACCCTAATAATACAACTAAAGAACACTTATCTACCCTATACAAACTAGGCTTTAGAAGAGTGAGCTTCGGTGTACAAGATTACAACCCTGAAGTACAAAAAGCAATCCATAGAGAACAGAGTTTTCACAATGTAGCTAAAGTAACTTTATGGGCAAAAGAACTGGGGTACACTTCTATTTCTCATGATATCATATATGGACTACCTTTCCAAAAGTTAGAACATGTAATCGATACTATCGAAAAGACGAAATCTCTTTCCCCAGATCGTTTAGCGTTTTATAGCTATGCTCATGTGCCATGGATAAAAGGAAATGGTCAACGTGGCTTTAATGATGAAGATGTGCCAAAAGATGCTGAAAAACGTCAATTATACGAAAAAGGAAAAGAGCTTCTTCTTAAGAATGATTATATAGAAATAGGTATGGATCACTTTTCTTTAAAGACAGATTCACTATACAGATCTATGAATACTGGTCATATCCACAGAAATTTTATGGGATATACTTCTTCAAAGACACAAGTGATGATAGGCTTAGGTGTTTCTTCTATCAGTGATAGTTGGTATGCTTTTGCTCAAAACGAAAAAGATATTGATACGTACTACAACCTTTTAGATCAAAATATTATTCCTGTAACCAAAGGACATATTTTAAACGAAGAAGATTTGATTATTAGAAAACATATCTTAAATTTAATGTGTGCTTTATCAACTGATTTATCAATTGATATTGACAAAGTTGATTTCAAACCTGTGTTAGAAGAATTAAAAGAATTAGAAAAAGACCAGCTTCTTGAAATCAAAGAATATAAAATTAAGATTACTAAAAAAGGTCGCGCGTTTGTAAGAAACATTTGTATGGCTCTTGATTTAAGGCTACAAAAAAACAAACCACAGAGACAATTGTTCTCGATGACTATCTAA
- a CDS encoding rhodanese-like domain-containing protein: MKKYNAFWLSFIVTILVTVSGYSQEKAAHLLNNENFKKAIENTEVQLVDVRTDKEFSEGTIEYAKNINVLEDSFIDKTKELSKDEPVYIFCKSGKRSEKARNILLEQGFKTVYELDGGYAKWQEGNNK, encoded by the coding sequence ATGAAGAAATATAACGCTTTTTGGCTTTCGTTTATTGTCACTATACTAGTAACGGTTAGTGGTTATAGTCAAGAAAAAGCAGCACATTTATTAAACAATGAAAACTTTAAAAAAGCTATTGAGAACACAGAAGTTCAGTTAGTTGATGTTAGAACAGATAAGGAGTTCAGCGAGGGGACAATAGAATATGCAAAGAACATCAATGTATTAGAAGATAGTTTTATTGATAAGACAAAAGAATTGTCAAAAGATGAACCTGTTTATATTTTCTGTAAATCAGGAAAGAGAAGTGAGAAAGCTAGAAATATTCTTTTAGAACAAGGTTTTAAAACAGTGTATGAGCTAGATGGAGGATATGCTAAATGGCAAGAAGGTAATAATAAGTAG
- a CDS encoding DUF4834 family protein — translation MGFIKTLIIIVLIYYAFKIAMRYLFPVLIYKAAKKAEQNFQQRQQQYNPYNNNQETETYTDTATQHNKVPRSTKVVGEYVDFEEVDSK, via the coding sequence ATGGGATTTATTAAAACACTTATTATTATTGTTCTGATATACTATGCATTCAAAATAGCAATGCGTTATTTGTTTCCTGTATTAATATACAAGGCTGCAAAAAAAGCAGAACAGAATTTTCAACAAAGACAACAACAGTACAATCCATATAACAACAATCAAGAAACAGAAACGTATACTGATACTGCAACTCAGCATAATAAGGTACCACGTTCAACAAAAGTTGTTGGAGAGTATGTGGATTTCGAAGAAGTTGATTCGAAGTAA
- a CDS encoding YfhO family protein, protein MSSETTNTFKRIYPHLLVVLGFIVVALLYFSPVLSNKVIYQSDIVQYTGMAKEQIDFREQVKEEPYWTNSAFGGMPTYQLGAKFPHNYVKDLDSLIRFLPRPADYLFIYFIGFYILLASLGMKPLRSFIGALAFGFSTYLIIILGVGHNAKAHAIAYMPMVLAGVLLVFRKHYIKGGLLTLFAAALEISANHFQMTYYLLLLLIVVGVFYMVKYIREKDYKAIGTSIAVLVGVAILSIGANATNLMATSEYTKFSTRSNSELTYQPDGSVKESSNAMSYDYITEYSYGVFESLNLIAPRLTGGANNEHLDTDSNVYKLFKSVGASDQQAKEMASSSPTYWGDQPIVAAPAYIGAVVFFLFLIGIFAEKRNIKYVFIIGAVFSLLLSWGKNFSILTDFFINYFPLYNKFRAVSSIQVILELCVPALAIIGLYAYSKLEKQEQLSVLKKSGIVAGSILVLLFLVKGSLSFTGLNDGYYRGAYGEIGPGFISALIEDRKAMYTADLIRSFILIALAAGALFLSTKEKIKPVIAVIIIGVLMVGDLVLVDRKYVNDSNFVLASQMSQPFQATPADKVILNDTEHFRVYELNGGFNSARSSFFHHSLGGYHAAKPRRMQELADYQLNQHSNMEVLNMMNVKYIIQKDEEGRDVPLLNDNANGNAWFVSSVQKVQDANGEMKALDKLKTKEQAVLNTTIFKDVQLKDTYAVDSLARIELKSYAPNKIVYESNNSADGVAVFSEIYYPQGWIAKVDNVEVPIFAVDYVLRGIELSKGKHTIEFTFEPQVIKTGGRIALGSSILIFLITVGGAYLLVKRREEKSIKN, encoded by the coding sequence ATGTCATCAGAAACAACGAATACGTTTAAAAGAATTTATCCACATCTATTAGTGGTTTTAGGTTTTATAGTAGTAGCACTACTTTATTTCTCTCCTGTTTTATCTAATAAGGTAATTTACCAATCCGATATTGTACAGTATACTGGAATGGCAAAAGAGCAAATTGACTTTAGAGAACAAGTTAAAGAAGAGCCTTATTGGACAAACAGCGCTTTTGGAGGGATGCCTACCTATCAATTAGGAGCTAAGTTTCCACACAACTATGTAAAAGATTTAGATAGTTTAATTCGTTTTCTGCCTAGACCTGCTGATTATTTATTTATCTATTTTATTGGATTCTATATTCTATTGGCTTCTTTAGGAATGAAGCCTTTGAGATCATTCATAGGAGCGCTAGCCTTTGGTTTCTCTACTTATCTGATTATTATTTTAGGAGTAGGGCATAATGCTAAAGCTCATGCTATCGCTTATATGCCAATGGTATTAGCAGGAGTTCTTTTAGTGTTTAGAAAGCATTATATAAAAGGGGGATTACTAACTTTATTTGCAGCAGCTTTAGAAATTAGTGCAAACCACTTCCAGATGACCTACTACTTGCTATTATTGCTTATCGTAGTAGGAGTGTTTTATATGGTCAAATATATAAGAGAAAAAGATTATAAAGCGATAGGTACATCAATAGCTGTATTAGTAGGAGTCGCTATTCTAAGTATAGGAGCGAATGCTACTAACCTGATGGCTACTTCAGAATATACTAAGTTTAGTACTCGTAGTAATAGTGAACTAACGTACCAACCTGATGGTTCTGTAAAAGAATCTTCTAATGCGATGAGCTATGATTATATCACAGAGTATAGCTATGGTGTTTTTGAAAGTTTAAACTTGATAGCACCTCGTCTGACTGGAGGAGCGAATAATGAGCATTTAGATACGGATTCTAATGTATATAAATTGTTTAAGTCAGTTGGAGCTAGTGATCAACAAGCAAAAGAAATGGCAAGTAGTTCACCTACCTATTGGGGAGATCAACCTATTGTCGCTGCGCCTGCTTACATTGGTGCTGTTGTATTCTTTTTGTTCTTGATCGGTATCTTTGCTGAGAAGAGAAATATCAAGTATGTATTCATAATAGGAGCAGTCTTTTCTTTATTGTTATCATGGGGGAAGAACTTCTCTATTCTAACAGATTTCTTTATTAATTATTTCCCATTGTATAATAAGTTTAGAGCAGTGTCTTCTATTCAAGTAATACTTGAATTATGTGTACCTGCCTTAGCTATTATTGGATTATATGCTTATAGTAAGTTGGAAAAACAAGAGCAATTATCTGTTCTAAAGAAATCAGGTATTGTAGCTGGATCTATCTTAGTATTGCTGTTTTTAGTAAAAGGATCTTTAAGTTTTACAGGCTTGAATGACGGTTATTACAGAGGAGCTTATGGTGAGATAGGACCAGGATTTATCAGTGCTTTAATAGAAGATAGAAAAGCAATGTATACCGCTGATCTTATCAGAAGTTTTATACTAATTGCTTTAGCTGCAGGAGCTTTGTTCTTGTCAACTAAAGAAAAGATAAAACCAGTTATTGCAGTAATTATTATTGGTGTACTGATGGTAGGTGACTTAGTGTTAGTAGATCGTAAATATGTTAATGACTCAAACTTTGTACTAGCATCTCAAATGTCTCAACCTTTCCAAGCAACACCTGCTGATAAAGTGATATTAAATGATACAGAGCATTTTAGAGTATATGAGTTAAATGGAGGCTTTAATAGTGCGAGAAGTTCATTCTTTCACCATTCTTTAGGTGGATATCATGCAGCGAAACCTCGTAGAATGCAAGAGCTAGCAGATTATCAATTGAATCAACATTCTAATATGGAAGTGTTGAATATGATGAATGTGAAGTATATTATTCAGAAAGATGAAGAGGGACGTGATGTTCCACTATTAAATGATAATGCGAATGGAAATGCGTGGTTTGTATCTAGTGTTCAAAAGGTGCAAGATGCAAATGGTGAAATGAAAGCATTGGATAAGTTGAAAACAAAAGAACAGGCTGTATTGAATACAACGATATTCAAAGATGTTCAACTAAAAGATACGTATGCTGTGGATTCTTTAGCTCGTATTGAGTTAAAAAGTTACGCTCCTAATAAGATAGTTTATGAGTCAAATAACAGCGCTGATGGTGTAGCAGTATTCTCTGAGATTTATTATCCACAAGGTTGGATTGCTAAAGTAGATAATGTAGAAGTACCCATTTTTGCGGTTGATTATGTATTAAGAGGAATAGAGTTATCAAAGGGGAAACACACTATTGAGTTTACTTTTGAACCACAAGTAATCAAAACAGGTGGTAGAATAGCTCTAGGATCGAGTATTCTTATTTTCTTAATTACAGTAGGAGGAGCATATCTATTAGTGAAAAGGAGAGAGGAAAAATCAATCAAAAACTAG
- a CDS encoding glycosyltransferase family 4 protein, which produces MSMPKKKVLIISYYWPPAGGPGVQRWLKFVKYLPSFDIEPIVYIPENPSYPLLDFSNDQEVSPEITILRQPISEPYSKAKLVSGKNTDTLSAGIIPDKKKQSFTDKLLLWVRGNFFIPDARVSWVKPSVAYLSKYLKENKDIETVITTGPPHSMHLIGMALKEQLNIQWIADFRDPWTTIGYHKELKLNQSSATKHLELEKEVLNKADQIIVTSKTTKEEFQAKTDKPITVITNGYDITNLGKVPLDEKFTLAHIGSFLSDRNPRVLWKAISELRKENKAFKEAFQLKLVGKVSNQILDTIKEFKLEDCVVNHGYVDNVEALRQMRASQVLLLVEIDSEDTKAIIPGKLFEYMASERPILGIGPEDSDFFDIIKETNTGKVVLYSEKDRVRDILLEYFEQYQQNQLKVFAMGLQYFSRKRLTEKLAKLIKN; this is translated from the coding sequence ATGAGTATGCCAAAGAAAAAAGTTTTAATCATAAGTTATTATTGGCCTCCAGCAGGAGGACCAGGGGTACAACGTTGGTTAAAGTTTGTCAAATACTTGCCTAGCTTTGATATAGAGCCTATAGTGTATATACCAGAGAATCCGAGTTATCCATTGCTAGATTTTAGTAATGATCAGGAGGTAAGCCCTGAAATAACGATTCTTAGGCAGCCTATTAGTGAGCCTTATAGCAAGGCTAAATTAGTAAGTGGTAAGAATACAGATACTTTAAGTGCAGGTATTATTCCAGATAAAAAGAAACAATCGTTTACAGATAAGTTGTTGCTTTGGGTTAGAGGGAATTTCTTTATTCCTGATGCTAGAGTAAGTTGGGTGAAACCTTCAGTAGCTTATTTATCTAAGTACTTAAAGGAAAATAAGGATATAGAGACTGTTATTACAACAGGTCCTCCTCATAGTATGCATTTGATAGGAATGGCTCTTAAAGAGCAGTTAAACATCCAATGGATAGCTGACTTTAGAGATCCGTGGACAACTATTGGTTATCATAAAGAGTTAAAGCTAAATCAGTCTAGTGCAACTAAGCATTTGGAGTTGGAGAAAGAGGTTTTAAATAAAGCAGATCAGATTATTGTCACTAGTAAAACAACTAAAGAAGAGTTCCAAGCTAAAACGGATAAGCCTATAACTGTGATTACGAATGGTTATGATATTACGAATCTTGGAAAAGTACCTCTAGATGAGAAATTTACTTTAGCACATATTGGTTCGTTTTTATCTGATAGAAATCCTAGGGTTTTATGGAAAGCTATCTCAGAGTTAAGAAAAGAGAATAAGGCATTTAAAGAAGCGTTTCAGCTAAAATTAGTTGGGAAGGTAAGTAATCAGATTCTAGATACCATTAAAGAGTTTAAACTAGAGGACTGCGTTGTTAATCATGGTTATGTAGATAATGTTGAAGCATTGAGACAGATGCGTGCTTCACAAGTACTGCTGTTAGTTGAAATAGATTCAGAGGACACTAAGGCGATTATTCCTGGTAAGTTATTTGAATATATGGCATCAGAACGTCCAATATTAGGAATAGGGCCTGAGGATTCTGATTTCTTCGATATCATAAAGGAAACGAATACAGGGAAAGTGGTGTTGTATTCTGAGAAAGATAGGGTGAGAGATATTCTATTAGAATACTTTGAGCAGTATCAACAGAATCAATTAAAAGTATTCGCTATGGGATTGCAGTATTTCAGTAGAAAGAGATTGACTGAGAAACTAGCCAAATTAATTAAGAATTAA
- the uvrA gene encoding excinuclease ABC subunit UvrA, producing the protein MKKIDFSNIDPKKNIIIKGAQLHNLKDLDVVIPRNNLVVITGLSGSGKSSLAFDTLYAEGQRRYVESLSSYARQFLGRINKPKVEYIKGIAPAIAIEQKVNTSNARSTVGTSTEIYDYIKLLYARIGKTFSPISGEEVKKDTVSDVLDYVKSLAIGAKLLLLAPIDLGEDRELYEHLNVLLQQGYARILVHGETLRLDQYISDNTEDIINQVDANQVYLVVDRIVVSDDEDFFNRLGDSVETAFFEGKGYCYIEDLKDKKRKEFSNNFALDGEVFLEPNVHLFSFNNPYGACPSCDGYGNIIGIDEELVIPNTGLSIYENAVFPWRGESMGWYRDQLVNNAYKFDFPIHKPYFELTEEQKALVWEGNSLFTGLNDFFRELEEKNYKIQNRVLLSRYRGKTKCPTCKGKRLRKEASYVKVGNKTVSELVDLPIKHLITFFKDLKLNEYEAKVAQRLLIEINNRLGFLSNVGLDYLTLNRNSATLSGGESQRINLATSLGSSLVGSMYILDEPSIGLHPKDTEKLIDVLNNLKQLGNTVIVVEHDEDIMKSADQIIDIGPEAGSYGGQLVAQGDYDTILKANSLTGKYLSGALEIAVPKKRRGYKHFIEIVGARENNLKNIDVTFPLDCLTVITGVSGSGKSTLVKKILFPALQKKLTGLSDKPGQFTEMKGEFGGIKSIEYVDQNPIGRSSRSNPVTYIKAYDDIRDLYSKQQLSKLRGYQPKHFSFNVDGGRCETCKGEGTVTVEMQFMADVHLECETCHGKRFKKEILEVNFEGKNIDDLLTMTIDDALMFFQQHKQTKIAQKLQPLHDVGLGYVQLGQSSSTLSGGEAQRIKLASFLLAGTTRDKVLFVFDEPTTGLHFHDIQKLLKSFEALIEKGHSIIVIEHNLDLIKCADYIIDIGPEGGENGGQLVAFGTPEEIVKNKASLTGKYLKEKLK; encoded by the coding sequence ATGAAAAAAATAGATTTCTCCAATATAGATCCCAAAAAAAATATTATCATCAAGGGCGCTCAGCTACACAATCTAAAAGATTTAGACGTTGTCATCCCTCGTAATAATCTTGTTGTTATAACAGGATTATCTGGTTCTGGTAAGTCCAGTTTAGCTTTTGACACCCTATATGCAGAAGGACAAAGACGATATGTAGAGAGCTTATCTTCTTATGCTAGACAATTCTTAGGACGTATTAACAAACCTAAAGTAGAATACATAAAAGGGATTGCTCCTGCGATTGCGATTGAACAAAAAGTAAATACTAGCAATGCTCGTTCTACAGTAGGTACCTCTACTGAGATATATGACTATATCAAATTACTTTACGCACGTATCGGAAAGACATTTTCTCCTATCTCAGGAGAAGAAGTTAAGAAAGATACTGTAAGTGATGTATTAGACTATGTTAAGAGCTTGGCTATTGGAGCCAAATTATTATTGCTTGCTCCTATTGATTTAGGAGAAGACAGAGAGCTTTATGAGCATCTTAATGTACTACTTCAGCAGGGATATGCTAGAATATTAGTGCATGGAGAGACTTTGCGTTTAGACCAATACATTAGTGATAATACAGAAGACATCATTAACCAAGTAGATGCTAATCAGGTTTATCTAGTTGTAGACCGTATCGTAGTAAGTGATGATGAGGATTTCTTTAACCGTCTAGGAGACTCTGTAGAAACAGCTTTCTTTGAAGGAAAAGGATATTGTTATATCGAAGATCTTAAAGATAAGAAGCGCAAAGAGTTCAGTAATAACTTTGCCCTAGATGGAGAAGTATTCCTTGAGCCTAATGTTCACTTATTTAGCTTTAATAATCCTTATGGAGCTTGTCCATCTTGTGACGGATATGGTAATATCATTGGTATTGATGAGGAATTAGTTATTCCTAATACAGGACTTTCTATATATGAGAATGCTGTCTTCCCTTGGAGAGGAGAATCAATGGGCTGGTATAGAGATCAATTGGTTAACAATGCTTATAAATTTGACTTCCCAATTCACAAACCTTATTTTGAGCTAACAGAAGAACAAAAAGCATTAGTATGGGAAGGAAACTCATTATTCACAGGATTAAATGATTTCTTTAGAGAATTAGAAGAAAAAAACTATAAAATTCAGAACCGCGTTCTTTTATCTCGTTATAGAGGAAAAACAAAATGTCCTACTTGTAAAGGAAAGAGACTGCGTAAAGAAGCGAGTTATGTAAAAGTAGGTAATAAAACAGTAAGCGAGCTGGTAGACCTACCGATCAAACATTTGATTACCTTCTTTAAAGATTTAAAACTGAATGAATACGAAGCAAAAGTAGCACAACGTTTATTAATCGAAATCAACAACAGACTTGGCTTTCTAAGTAATGTAGGGCTTGACTACCTAACATTAAATAGAAATTCTGCTACACTGTCTGGAGGAGAATCTCAGCGTATTAACTTAGCCACTTCATTAGGAAGTAGTTTAGTAGGGTCTATGTATATCTTAGACGAACCTAGTATAGGATTACACCCTAAGGATACAGAGAAGTTAATCGATGTATTGAATAACCTTAAACAACTAGGGAATACAGTTATCGTGGTAGAACACGATGAAGATATCATGAAATCAGCTGATCAGATTATAGACATCGGTCCTGAAGCTGGTAGCTATGGAGGGCAACTAGTAGCTCAAGGTGATTATGACACTATTTTAAAAGCAAACTCTCTAACAGGGAAATACCTTAGTGGAGCCCTTGAAATTGCTGTTCCTAAAAAACGTAGAGGGTACAAGCACTTTATCGAAATAGTAGGCGCTAGAGAAAACAACCTAAAAAATATAGACGTTACATTTCCACTAGACTGTCTAACAGTAATCACAGGAGTATCTGGTAGTGGTAAAAGTACATTAGTCAAAAAGATATTATTCCCTGCACTACAGAAAAAGCTAACAGGACTTAGTGATAAACCTGGTCAGTTTACAGAGATGAAAGGAGAATTTGGTGGTATTAAATCAATAGAATATGTAGATCAGAATCCGATCGGAAGAAGTTCTAGATCTAACCCTGTAACCTATATTAAAGCCTATGATGATATTAGAGATTTATACTCTAAACAACAATTGTCAAAGCTAAGAGGCTACCAACCTAAGCACTTCTCATTTAATGTAGATGGTGGTAGATGTGAGACTTGTAAAGGAGAAGGAACTGTTACAGTAGAAATGCAGTTTATGGCAGACGTTCACCTAGAATGTGAAACTTGTCATGGTAAACGCTTTAAAAAAGAAATACTGGAAGTCAATTTTGAAGGTAAAAATATCGATGATTTACTGACCATGACGATAGACGATGCCTTAATGTTCTTCCAACAACATAAACAAACTAAAATTGCACAAAAACTACAACCTCTACACGATGTAGGACTTGGTTATGTACAGTTAGGACAGTCTTCTTCTACCCTATCAGGAGGAGAAGCACAGCGAATCAAGCTTGCTTCTTTCTTATTAGCTGGTACAACAAGAGATAAGGTATTATTTGTTTTTGATGAACCAACGACAGGATTACACTTCCACGATATTCAAAAGCTATTAAAGTCATTTGAAGCTTTAATTGAAAAAGGGCATTCTATTATTGTAATTGAGCACAACCTTGATTTAATCAAATGTGCTGATTATATTATAGATATTGGACCTGAAGGAGGAGAAAATGGAGGGCAATTAGTTGCTTTTGGTACACCAGAGGAAATTGTAAAAAACAAAGCCTCACTAACAGGAAAGTACCTAAAAGAAAAACTTAAGTAA